One Amaranthus tricolor cultivar Red isolate AtriRed21 chromosome 1, ASM2621246v1, whole genome shotgun sequence DNA window includes the following coding sequences:
- the LOC130816124 gene encoding DEAD-box ATP-dependent RNA helicase 58, chloroplastic-like isoform X4 codes for MKQHFVNCVKVMYLTTSSKGSGKTLTYLLLVYSTINTQKASVQALIVVPTRELGMQVTKVARMLAAKPTDNGSEQQKSCTVMALLDGGMLKRHRMWLKADPPIIVVATVTSLCQMLEKHALDLGAMRVLVIDEVDFMFNSARQVSSLRKLLTSYSSCQSRQTVFASASIPQHRHFLHECVQQKWTKSNVVHVHVNPVEPMPARLHHRFMICSRNQKFQAILSLLQLDKPDSAILFVNEQSEKSKRAGDTPTTTLLIDFLKSSCEGFSDIALLEEDQNFNSRAASLLEVRKKRRYLLVSTDLAARGVDLAETTHIYNIDLPKSAVHYLHRAGRTGRKPFSEDKCFVTSLIVREEQFVLKRFQHELKFQCEELFL; via the exons GCTCTGGGAAGACCTTGACATATCTACTTTTAGTATATTCAACAATCAATACCCAAAAAGCTTCTGTTCAAGCATTAATTGTGGTGCCAACAAGGGAACTTGGTATGCAA GTTACAAAAGTTGCACGAATGTTGGCAGCAAAGCCCACAGATAATGGATCAGAGCAGCAGAAATCATGCACGGTCATGGCCCTATTAGATGGAGGAATGTTGAAAAGGCACAGAATGTGGCTAAAG GCAGATCCTCCAATCATTGTGGTGGCTACTGTGACAAGTTTGTGTCAAATGCTTGAGAAACATGCTTTAGATCTTGGCGCAATGAGAGTTCTCGTAATTGATGAg GTTGACTTCATGTTTAATTCCGCCAGACAAGTTAGTTCCCTGCGAAAATTGCTAACATCTTATTCATCATGTCAATCTCGCCAAACTGTATTTGCCAGTGCATCGATTCCTCAGCATAGGCACTTTCTGCATGAGTGTGTACAGCAGAAATGGACCAAA AGCAATGTTGTCCATGTCCATGTTAATCCAGTTGAACCGATGCCTGCACGCCTGCATCATAGATTTATG ATTTGTTCGAGAAACCAGAAATTTCAAGCTATTTTATCCTTGTTACAATTGGATAAGCCTGATTCTGCAATACTTTTTGTCAATGAACAG TCAGAGAAGTCAAAAAGGGCAGGGGATACGCCAACAACTACTCTGCtaattgactttttaaaaaGCTCTTGTGAAGGATTTTCCGATATTGCACTTCTAGAGGAAGATCAGAATTTCAATTCGCGAGCAGCTTCTCTCTTG GAGGTTAGAAAGAAAAGGCGGTATCTTCTTGTGTCAACGGATCTAGCAGCAAGAGGAGTCGACCTAGCGGAGACGACTCATATTTACAACATTGATTTGCCAAAAAGTGCCGTTCACTATCTACATCGAGCTGGGAGGACAGGTAGGAAGCCGTTCTCAGAAGACAAATGCTTTGTGACGAGTTTAATAGTTCGTGAGGAACAATTTGTCTTAAAACGCTTTCAACATGAACTGAAGTTTCAATGTGAAGAGCTTTTCCTCTAA
- the LOC130816124 gene encoding DEAD-box ATP-dependent RNA helicase 58, chloroplastic-like isoform X5, translating to MQVTKVARMLAAKPTDNGSEQQKSCTVMALLDGGMLKRHRMWLKADPPIIVVATVTSLCQMLEKHALDLGAMRVLVIDEVDFMFNSARQVSSLRKLLTSYSSCQSRQTVFASASIPQHRHFLHECVQQKWTKSNVVHVHVNPVEPMPARLHHRFMICSRNQKFQAILSLLQLDKPDSAILFVNEQSEKSKRAGDTPTTTLLIDFLKSSCEGFSDIALLEEDQNFNSRAASLLEVRKKRRYLLVSTDLAARGVDLAETTHIYNIDLPKSAVHYLHRAGRTGRKPFSEDKCFVTSLIVREEQFVLKRFQHELKFQCEELFL from the exons ATGCAA GTTACAAAAGTTGCACGAATGTTGGCAGCAAAGCCCACAGATAATGGATCAGAGCAGCAGAAATCATGCACGGTCATGGCCCTATTAGATGGAGGAATGTTGAAAAGGCACAGAATGTGGCTAAAG GCAGATCCTCCAATCATTGTGGTGGCTACTGTGACAAGTTTGTGTCAAATGCTTGAGAAACATGCTTTAGATCTTGGCGCAATGAGAGTTCTCGTAATTGATGAg GTTGACTTCATGTTTAATTCCGCCAGACAAGTTAGTTCCCTGCGAAAATTGCTAACATCTTATTCATCATGTCAATCTCGCCAAACTGTATTTGCCAGTGCATCGATTCCTCAGCATAGGCACTTTCTGCATGAGTGTGTACAGCAGAAATGGACCAAA AGCAATGTTGTCCATGTCCATGTTAATCCAGTTGAACCGATGCCTGCACGCCTGCATCATAGATTTATG ATTTGTTCGAGAAACCAGAAATTTCAAGCTATTTTATCCTTGTTACAATTGGATAAGCCTGATTCTGCAATACTTTTTGTCAATGAACAG TCAGAGAAGTCAAAAAGGGCAGGGGATACGCCAACAACTACTCTGCtaattgactttttaaaaaGCTCTTGTGAAGGATTTTCCGATATTGCACTTCTAGAGGAAGATCAGAATTTCAATTCGCGAGCAGCTTCTCTCTTG GAGGTTAGAAAGAAAAGGCGGTATCTTCTTGTGTCAACGGATCTAGCAGCAAGAGGAGTCGACCTAGCGGAGACGACTCATATTTACAACATTGATTTGCCAAAAAGTGCCGTTCACTATCTACATCGAGCTGGGAGGACAGGTAGGAAGCCGTTCTCAGAAGACAAATGCTTTGTGACGAGTTTAATAGTTCGTGAGGAACAATTTGTCTTAAAACGCTTTCAACATGAACTGAAGTTTCAATGTGAAGAGCTTTTCCTCTAA
- the LOC130816124 gene encoding DEAD-box ATP-dependent RNA helicase 58, chloroplastic-like isoform X3, with protein sequence MEEIGFHTPAEVQQQGLPVLFSGCDCVLHAQTGSGKTLTYLLLVYSTINTQKASVQALIVVPTRELGMQVTKVARMLAAKPTDNGSEQQKSCTVMALLDGGMLKRHRMWLKADPPIIVVATVTSLCQMLEKHALDLGAMRVLVIDEVDFMFNSARQVSSLRKLLTSYSSCQSRQTVFASASIPQHRHFLHECVQQKWTKSNVVHVHVNPVEPMPARLHHRFMICSRNQKFQAILSLLQLDKPDSAILFVNEQSEKSKRAGDTPTTTLLIDFLKSSCEGFSDIALLEEDQNFNSRAASLLEVRKKRRYLLVSTDLAARGVDLAETTHIYNIDLPKSAVHYLHRAGRTGRKPFSEDKCFVTSLIVREEQFVLKRFQHELKFQCEELFL encoded by the exons ATGGAAGAAATTGGATTCCACACACCAGCAGAGGTGCAGCAACAAGGTCTTCCAGTACTTTTTTCCGGATGTGATTGTGTGCTGCATGCTCAG ACAGGCTCTGGGAAGACCTTGACATATCTACTTTTAGTATATTCAACAATCAATACCCAAAAAGCTTCTGTTCAAGCATTAATTGTGGTGCCAACAAGGGAACTTGGTATGCAA GTTACAAAAGTTGCACGAATGTTGGCAGCAAAGCCCACAGATAATGGATCAGAGCAGCAGAAATCATGCACGGTCATGGCCCTATTAGATGGAGGAATGTTGAAAAGGCACAGAATGTGGCTAAAG GCAGATCCTCCAATCATTGTGGTGGCTACTGTGACAAGTTTGTGTCAAATGCTTGAGAAACATGCTTTAGATCTTGGCGCAATGAGAGTTCTCGTAATTGATGAg GTTGACTTCATGTTTAATTCCGCCAGACAAGTTAGTTCCCTGCGAAAATTGCTAACATCTTATTCATCATGTCAATCTCGCCAAACTGTATTTGCCAGTGCATCGATTCCTCAGCATAGGCACTTTCTGCATGAGTGTGTACAGCAGAAATGGACCAAA AGCAATGTTGTCCATGTCCATGTTAATCCAGTTGAACCGATGCCTGCACGCCTGCATCATAGATTTATG ATTTGTTCGAGAAACCAGAAATTTCAAGCTATTTTATCCTTGTTACAATTGGATAAGCCTGATTCTGCAATACTTTTTGTCAATGAACAG TCAGAGAAGTCAAAAAGGGCAGGGGATACGCCAACAACTACTCTGCtaattgactttttaaaaaGCTCTTGTGAAGGATTTTCCGATATTGCACTTCTAGAGGAAGATCAGAATTTCAATTCGCGAGCAGCTTCTCTCTTG GAGGTTAGAAAGAAAAGGCGGTATCTTCTTGTGTCAACGGATCTAGCAGCAAGAGGAGTCGACCTAGCGGAGACGACTCATATTTACAACATTGATTTGCCAAAAAGTGCCGTTCACTATCTACATCGAGCTGGGAGGACAGGTAGGAAGCCGTTCTCAGAAGACAAATGCTTTGTGACGAGTTTAATAGTTCGTGAGGAACAATTTGTCTTAAAACGCTTTCAACATGAACTGAAGTTTCAATGTGAAGAGCTTTTCCTCTAA